The Sulfurospirillum halorespirans DSM 13726 genome has a window encoding:
- the secA gene encoding preprotein translocase subunit SecA, with amino-acid sequence MSNIVRKIFGTKNDRVIKEHQVRVKKINALEPTYEKMSDEALLEAFNALRVNVKAGTVTLDAILNDVFAMTREASKRTTGMRHFDVQMVGGLVLHGGDIAEMKTGEGKTLVATLPVVLNAMSGEGVHVVTVNDYLAKRDAADMARIYNFLGLSVGVVTNDLENDAKRKAQYDSDITYGTNNEFGFDYLRDNMRYSLDEKVQRSHNFVIVDEVDSILIDEARTPLIISGPANRTLDGYKIADGVAKQLTKETDFAIDEKNRTVLMTEDGISNAEKLFGVDNLYSLDNAVLSHHLDQALKARYLFTADVDYVVREGEIIIVDEFTGRLSEGRRFSEGLHQALEAKEGVMIKEESQTLADITFQNYFRLYKKLAGMTGTAQTEATEFAQIYNLEVISIPTNVPMRREDKNDLIYKTEREKFEAVIKDIKVCHEKGQPVLVGTASIEKSELLHALLKKEKVPHSVLNAKNHEKEAQIIKDAGVKGAVTIATNMAGRGVDIKLDDEIKALGGLYIIGTERHESRRIDNQLRGRSGRQGDNGKSRFYLSLEDNLLRIFGSDRIKAIMERLGIEEGEHIESKMVTRAVENAQKKVEALHFESRKHLLEYDDVANKQRKTIYNFRNELLNPTFDIDTKIKEIRFEFVTNLLFKAEIYEGIAQSEYNIERLISVLQDDLNETFEHSVLEGLDFDALRTFILESLEKIFDAKMSVVDATQRQEIERILYLQVLDNAWRAHLYQMDILKTGIGLRGYNQKDPLTEYKKESYNLFIELVEQIKFESFRTLHIVQLRDNKEEEEKRAMEEMIRRMEAANANATLQHQSPYADEEDEKDKKAARNEPCPCGSGKKYKQCCGKSGPKKGLLA; translated from the coding sequence TTGAGTAATATTGTTCGTAAAATTTTCGGCACTAAAAATGATCGCGTTATTAAAGAGCACCAAGTACGCGTAAAAAAGATCAATGCCTTAGAGCCAACATATGAAAAGATGAGTGATGAAGCCTTGTTAGAAGCCTTTAATGCTTTAAGAGTCAATGTCAAAGCAGGAACAGTAACCTTAGATGCTATTTTAAATGATGTGTTTGCAATGACCCGTGAAGCGAGCAAACGAACGACAGGAATGCGCCATTTTGATGTCCAAATGGTCGGTGGTTTGGTGTTACACGGTGGCGACATCGCTGAAATGAAAACCGGTGAAGGAAAAACTCTTGTGGCAACACTTCCGGTTGTCTTAAATGCCATGTCGGGTGAGGGTGTGCATGTTGTTACCGTCAATGATTATCTTGCTAAAAGAGATGCGGCGGATATGGCACGTATCTATAACTTCTTAGGTCTGAGTGTGGGTGTTGTGACCAATGACCTTGAAAACGATGCCAAACGTAAAGCGCAGTACGATAGTGATATTACGTATGGAACCAACAATGAGTTTGGTTTTGACTACTTGCGCGATAATATGCGCTACTCTTTGGATGAAAAAGTTCAACGTTCCCATAACTTTGTTATCGTCGATGAAGTGGACTCTATTTTAATCGATGAAGCGCGTACTCCTTTGATTATTTCAGGTCCTGCAAATCGTACACTTGATGGGTATAAAATTGCTGATGGCGTTGCTAAACAGCTGACCAAAGAGACTGATTTTGCGATTGATGAAAAAAACAGAACGGTTTTAATGACGGAAGATGGTATTAGCAATGCTGAAAAACTTTTCGGTGTCGATAACCTCTACAGCCTTGATAATGCGGTACTTTCCCATCATCTCGATCAAGCGCTCAAAGCACGTTACCTTTTTACAGCCGATGTGGATTATGTGGTTCGCGAAGGTGAAATCATCATCGTTGATGAGTTTACAGGTCGTTTAAGTGAAGGAAGACGTTTTTCTGAAGGACTGCACCAAGCCTTAGAGGCAAAAGAGGGTGTTATGATCAAAGAAGAGTCACAAACCTTAGCTGACATCACCTTTCAAAACTACTTTAGACTGTATAAAAAACTAGCAGGTATGACTGGAACGGCTCAAACCGAAGCAACGGAGTTTGCGCAGATTTATAATCTTGAAGTTATCTCGATTCCTACCAATGTGCCAATGCGTAGAGAAGATAAAAACGATCTTATCTATAAAACAGAGCGTGAGAAGTTTGAAGCCGTTATCAAAGACATCAAAGTGTGCCATGAAAAAGGGCAGCCGGTTCTTGTCGGTACCGCTTCGATTGAGAAAAGTGAGCTACTGCATGCTCTTTTGAAAAAAGAAAAAGTGCCACATTCGGTTTTAAATGCGAAGAACCATGAAAAAGAGGCACAAATTATTAAAGATGCAGGTGTCAAAGGCGCTGTAACGATTGCAACCAATATGGCAGGTCGTGGTGTCGACATTAAGCTTGACGATGAAATTAAAGCCCTTGGAGGTCTTTATATCATTGGTACAGAGCGTCATGAAAGTCGTCGTATCGACAATCAGCTCCGTGGACGTTCAGGTCGTCAAGGCGATAACGGCAAAAGCCGCTTTTATTTAAGTTTGGAAGACAATCTGTTACGGATTTTTGGAAGCGATCGTATCAAAGCGATTATGGAGCGTTTAGGCATTGAAGAGGGTGAACACATCGAGTCTAAAATGGTGACGCGCGCCGTTGAAAATGCACAGAAGAAAGTGGAAGCACTTCACTTTGAGTCTCGTAAACACCTCCTTGAATACGACGATGTTGCCAATAAGCAACGTAAAACGATTTACAACTTTAGAAATGAACTTCTCAACCCAACGTTCGATATTGACACTAAAATTAAAGAGATTCGTTTTGAATTTGTGACCAATTTGCTCTTTAAAGCAGAGATTTACGAAGGCATTGCGCAGAGTGAATACAACATAGAACGCTTGATTTCGGTTCTTCAAGATGACCTTAATGAAACCTTTGAGCACAGTGTTTTAGAAGGGTTAGATTTTGACGCATTGCGTACGTTTATTCTAGAGTCATTAGAGAAAATTTTTGATGCAAAAATGTCTGTGGTGGATGCAACACAACGCCAAGAGATTGAACGTATTTTATACCTTCAAGTGCTTGATAATGCGTGGAGAGCCCATTTGTATCAGATGGACATCTTAAAAACAGGCATCGGTCTTCGTGGGTATAACCAAAAAGATCCACTAACCGAGTACAAGAAAGAGAGCTATAACCTCTTCATCGAACTGGTAGAGCAGATCAAATTTGAGAGCTTTAGAACACTGCATATTGTTCAACTGCGTGACAACAAAGAAGAAGAAGAGAAGCGTGCGATGGAAGAGATGATTCGAAGAATGGAAGCGGCCAATGCCAATGCAACGCTTCAACATCAAAGTCCTTATGCCGATGAAGAAGATGAAAAAGATAAAAAAGCAGCGCGTAATGAGCCATGTCCTTGCGGAAGTGGTAAAAAGTATAAACAGTGTTGTGGCAAGAGTGGTCCTAAAAAAGGGCTTTTAGCGTAA
- a CDS encoding Jag N-terminal domain-containing protein has product MIKVEAATLQEAYSKAASELSCSVVDLEINIIQNGSSGFLGLFKKSAIIEVQRKGSKPFREERERKEFVAPPRKEESGEVETALSDDDQRRDRNRRPKNRRNKNKNREFPKSEFSEPKRSEPLPPKETPSVATPKAEPKVEMPKAMPVKEPRHTIAPTAIDQNFHHEKRELNDVIDEVRVQIKNLFKYSCFTLESPSVSKYNDDTILIEFSGEDAALLIGKEGYRYKALSYLLYNWINLKYGLNIRLEIAEFLKNQEEMIEKYLIPVIERIRNSGKGQTKILDGVLIKIALEALRGEFPEKYVGIKSGKDGGKFIVVNDFNRKNA; this is encoded by the coding sequence ATGATCAAAGTAGAAGCAGCAACACTTCAAGAAGCTTACTCCAAAGCTGCGAGTGAGTTGTCTTGTTCGGTCGTCGATTTAGAGATTAATATTATTCAAAATGGCTCAAGCGGATTTCTTGGGCTTTTTAAAAAGAGTGCCATTATCGAAGTGCAGCGTAAAGGTTCTAAGCCTTTTAGAGAAGAGCGCGAACGCAAAGAGTTCGTGGCACCTCCACGTAAAGAAGAGAGTGGTGAGGTCGAAACGGCGCTCAGTGATGATGACCAGCGAAGAGATCGCAATCGTCGTCCAAAAAATAGACGCAATAAGAATAAAAATAGGGAATTTCCTAAGAGTGAATTTTCTGAGCCTAAACGCTCAGAGCCACTTCCTCCTAAAGAAACCCCTAGTGTAGCGACTCCCAAAGCGGAACCAAAGGTTGAAATGCCTAAAGCTATGCCTGTTAAAGAGCCTAGACATACCATTGCACCCACAGCGATTGATCAAAATTTTCACCATGAGAAGCGTGAGCTCAATGACGTCATTGATGAAGTGCGTGTACAAATTAAGAATCTCTTTAAATACAGCTGCTTTACGCTGGAAAGTCCTAGTGTTTCTAAATACAACGACGATACGATCTTAATCGAATTTAGCGGTGAAGATGCTGCGTTATTGATTGGCAAAGAGGGGTATCGTTATAAAGCGCTCTCGTATTTGCTTTACAACTGGATTAACCTTAAATACGGTCTAAATATTCGCCTTGAAATTGCCGAATTTTTGAAAAATCAAGAAGAGATGATCGAAAAATATCTTATTCCTGTGATTGAGCGTATTCGAAACAGCGGCAAAGGGCAAACCAAAATTTTAGATGGTGTTTTGATTAAGATCGCGCTTGAAGCGTTACGTGGTGAATTTCCTGAAAAATACGTTGGGATTAAATCAGGTAAAGATGGCGGTAAATTTATCGTTGTCAATGATTTTAATAGGAAAAACGCATAG
- a CDS encoding EAL domain-containing protein, which produces MRQLNLSKRLFWIIAFCVLCANTLIVFFLYHQAENLAQMRAYSKAKTLQDYFTSMRYVYHQQFLESGIDLNDSTIGFLPAHASSHISEEFLKRSTQGIRINNVSDRPRNPINQADALETNAITYFNQNSDKNESIALIKEGDKEFFFFASPLRIQAYCLVCHGQKSEVLPYIANRYENAYGYKLNEVRGLTSIKIPKNILFDEVFSFFWKEVLFSSLVMFFLLVLMYIAIQELTKRDVEQKKELEGLVIERTKTLVQKSAELEKAYVHQKHLYSVLRTVADSNQILITTQTLEELLYETALCLFANDSFAHVKIALYENGALHVKESRGFDEEHEINAMEEAVFSNGGFRIITRASEDVPESCQETMRRHHVSEAYVTALKSDRFTLTALGVLSICTTIPEGFSSEERSMIEELAGDIGFAINSFMQKESILKLSYYDSLTHLANKALLIEQMRLCIATNKLNVLFGALLFMDLDNFKSINDLKGHETGDKLLVMMAQRLESYTKENNSIARFGGDEFALLLPNLGNVLEEAAKRAEAIALQILLATKEPFIIDGHPFYMTVSIGIGLFDGNESAEELLSHADSAMYTAKSDGRNTIRFFDPYIQKVMEEKSSMLQQLRDAIDSKQFLLYYQPQVDQNAHVIGVEALIRLKKATGELIPPGQFIPLCEESGLIVPLGQWILREAMMQVKRWEKDAQKSQWRVSINVSTKQFEREDFVHVVESVLNETAIEPSLIRLELTESLLIGDSAKALVKIEALKTLGVSLSVDDFGTGYSSLQYLKHLNVDELKIDQSFIRDFLTDRSDALIVETIISIGKNFNMEVIAEGVESEEQFERLKAMGCHYFQGYFFGKPTPPENLYM; this is translated from the coding sequence ATGAGACAGCTCAATCTTAGCAAACGTCTTTTTTGGATTATTGCTTTTTGTGTCTTATGTGCCAATACGCTTATCGTCTTTTTTCTCTATCATCAAGCTGAAAATTTAGCGCAGATGCGTGCGTATTCCAAAGCAAAAACCCTTCAAGACTACTTTACATCTATGCGTTATGTGTACCATCAACAATTTTTAGAAAGTGGGATTGATCTTAACGATTCTACGATTGGATTTCTACCTGCCCATGCCTCTTCTCATATCAGTGAGGAGTTTTTGAAACGCTCGACGCAAGGCATTCGTATAAACAATGTTTCAGATCGCCCGCGCAATCCGATCAATCAAGCAGACGCCCTTGAGACAAACGCCATCACTTATTTCAATCAAAATTCCGATAAAAACGAGAGTATAGCGCTGATTAAAGAGGGCGATAAAGAGTTTTTCTTTTTTGCATCACCTCTTCGGATTCAAGCGTATTGTTTGGTGTGTCATGGACAGAAGAGCGAAGTATTGCCTTATATTGCCAATCGCTATGAAAATGCGTATGGGTATAAATTGAATGAAGTAAGAGGTCTTACGAGTATAAAAATTCCTAAAAACATTCTCTTTGATGAAGTATTCTCCTTTTTTTGGAAAGAGGTACTTTTTAGCTCCTTGGTCATGTTTTTCTTGCTTGTTTTGATGTATATTGCAATTCAAGAGCTTACCAAGCGCGATGTTGAACAGAAAAAAGAGCTTGAAGGATTGGTCATTGAGCGTACCAAAACATTGGTTCAAAAAAGCGCTGAACTTGAAAAAGCGTACGTTCATCAGAAACATCTCTATTCTGTGTTACGCACGGTTGCCGATAGTAACCAAATTCTTATTACCACTCAAACACTCGAAGAGTTACTTTATGAAACAGCGTTGTGCCTTTTTGCCAATGACTCTTTTGCCCATGTTAAAATCGCGTTGTATGAGAACGGTGCTTTACATGTAAAAGAGTCACGAGGCTTTGATGAAGAGCATGAGATCAATGCCATGGAAGAGGCTGTTTTTAGCAATGGTGGATTTCGTATCATCACCAGAGCGAGTGAAGATGTCCCTGAAAGCTGCCAAGAAACCATGCGGCGTCATCACGTGAGTGAAGCCTATGTTACGGCACTGAAAAGCGATCGATTTACCCTTACGGCGTTAGGGGTTTTGAGCATTTGCACCACCATTCCAGAAGGATTTAGTTCCGAAGAGCGCTCTATGATCGAGGAGTTAGCCGGTGATATTGGGTTTGCTATTAATTCCTTTATGCAAAAAGAGAGCATTTTAAAACTCTCGTATTATGATTCGCTGACGCATCTTGCCAATAAAGCTCTCTTAATCGAGCAAATGAGGCTTTGTATTGCTACAAATAAACTGAACGTCCTTTTTGGGGCGCTTCTTTTTATGGATTTGGATAATTTTAAATCCATCAATGATCTCAAAGGTCATGAAACAGGCGATAAACTCTTGGTGATGATGGCGCAGAGGTTGGAGTCTTATACGAAGGAGAACAATAGTATTGCACGCTTTGGAGGTGATGAGTTTGCGCTACTCCTTCCCAATCTAGGCAATGTCCTTGAAGAAGCCGCTAAGAGAGCCGAAGCAATTGCGTTGCAAATTTTGTTGGCGACCAAAGAGCCTTTTATCATTGATGGGCATCCTTTTTATATGACAGTGAGTATTGGCATTGGGCTTTTTGATGGGAACGAGAGTGCTGAGGAGTTACTGAGTCACGCCGATAGTGCGATGTATACGGCTAAAAGTGATGGACGTAACACGATTCGCTTTTTTGATCCTTACATCCAAAAAGTCATGGAAGAAAAATCTTCTATGCTCCAACAACTCAGAGACGCAATTGATTCGAAACAGTTTTTACTCTATTATCAACCTCAAGTTGACCAAAACGCGCATGTTATCGGCGTTGAGGCACTGATTCGTTTGAAAAAAGCTACAGGAGAGCTGATTCCTCCTGGGCAGTTTATTCCCTTATGTGAAGAATCAGGTCTGATTGTACCCCTAGGGCAGTGGATTTTACGCGAAGCGATGATGCAAGTGAAACGCTGGGAAAAAGATGCCCAAAAGTCACAATGGCGCGTCTCCATCAATGTCAGCACCAAGCAGTTTGAGCGCGAAGATTTTGTCCACGTGGTGGAGAGCGTATTAAACGAGACAGCGATTGAGCCTTCGTTGATTCGTTTGGAACTTACGGAGAGCCTTTTGATTGGGGATAGTGCTAAAGCGCTTGTGAAGATAGAAGCACTCAAAACCTTAGGTGTCTCCCTCTCTGTGGACGATTTTGGAACAGGGTATTCGAGTTTGCAGTATTTGAAGCATCTGAATGTGGATGAGCTTAAAATTGATCAATCGTTTATTCGGGATTTTCTCACCGATCGCAGTGATGCTTTGATTGTAGAGACGATCATCTCTATTGGTAAAAATTTCAATATGGAAGTGATCGCTGAAGGTGTTGAGAGCGAAGAGCAGTTTGAAAGACTCAAAGCCATGGGGTGTCACTATTTCCAAGGGTATTTCTTTGGAAAGCCAACACCGCCAGAAAATCTTTACATGTAA
- the nhaA gene encoding Na+/H+ antiporter NhaA, translating to MFSTIEEFIKKESSSGILLIAVTLLALLLQNSFLTDAYTHFLHTPVHISIGTFGIAKPLLLWVNDGLMAIFFFLIGLEVKREVLEGELSSKSQIALPAIAALGGMIVPALVFTFFNHTDAFSMNGWAIPTATDIAFALGILSLLGNRVPVSLKIFLMALAIIDDLGAIVIIALFYTSDLSFVSISIALGSIVILVGMNQLKVIKKAAYILVGIVLWISVLKSGVHATIAGVVLAFCIPLYSTTRKGEHFSMLKEMEHDLHYWVAFFILPLFAFVNAGVDLKDLAPSAIASDVSLGVILGLFLGKQVGVFGFSFLAIKLGLASLPTGSNFKQLYGVAILTGIGFTMSLFVNSLAYNDTDLFHYSDKLAILLGSFLSGIVGYFYLRSMPQKIQDTLS from the coding sequence ATGTTTTCAACGATAGAAGAGTTTATTAAAAAAGAGTCCTCTTCTGGCATTCTTCTCATTGCGGTAACACTTTTAGCGCTGCTTCTTCAAAATAGTTTTTTAACCGACGCCTATACCCATTTTCTTCATACGCCTGTGCATATCAGTATCGGAACATTTGGCATTGCTAAGCCACTGCTTTTATGGGTGAATGATGGTTTAATGGCGATTTTCTTTTTCCTAATAGGTCTTGAAGTCAAACGCGAAGTCTTAGAAGGTGAACTTTCATCTAAAAGCCAGATAGCCTTGCCAGCCATTGCAGCACTGGGCGGCATGATCGTGCCTGCGCTTGTTTTTACATTTTTTAATCACACCGATGCATTTTCTATGAATGGGTGGGCGATTCCAACAGCAACCGATATTGCGTTTGCTTTGGGTATTCTCTCTTTACTAGGAAACCGTGTTCCTGTCTCTTTGAAAATCTTTTTAATGGCACTTGCGATTATTGATGATTTAGGTGCGATTGTGATTATTGCGCTCTTTTATACCAGTGATTTATCATTCGTATCGATTAGCATTGCTTTAGGTTCCATTGTCATTTTAGTGGGGATGAATCAGTTAAAAGTCATCAAAAAAGCCGCCTATATTTTAGTGGGTATTGTGCTGTGGATTAGCGTTTTAAAATCAGGAGTTCATGCCACCATAGCAGGCGTTGTGTTGGCATTTTGTATTCCTCTGTATTCGACAACGCGAAAAGGTGAGCATTTCTCAATGCTGAAAGAGATGGAACATGACCTGCATTACTGGGTAGCTTTCTTTATTTTGCCCCTTTTTGCTTTTGTAAATGCGGGTGTGGATCTTAAAGATCTTGCCCCTTCCGCCATTGCTTCTGATGTCTCTTTGGGCGTTATTTTAGGGCTTTTTTTGGGTAAGCAAGTGGGTGTTTTTGGCTTTAGTTTTCTTGCTATTAAGCTCGGTCTCGCCTCTTTACCTACAGGCAGCAATTTTAAGCAGCTCTATGGCGTAGCCATTCTCACAGGCATTGGTTTTACGATGAGCCTTTTTGTCAACTCCTTAGCTTACAATGATACGGATTTGTTCCATTATTCTGATAAATTAGCCATTTTATTAGGCTCGTTTCTCTCAGGAATCGTAGGATATTTTTACTTACGCAGTATGCCTCAAAAGATACAAGACACTTTAAGTTAA
- the mnmE gene encoding tRNA uridine-5-carboxymethylaminomethyl(34) synthesis GTPase MnmE — protein MDTIAAIATSAGVGSIAIVRVSGPNALALALKLSHKKNFEPRLATLTFLHDAQDDAIDQAIVIYFKAPHSFTAEDVVEFQCHGGSVVAGIVLETLLHHGARLANPGEFSKRAFLNGRIDLSEAEAIAALIETKSVDAAKMLTRQLKGELRHFVLHVRELLIEILAFVEVNIDYAEEDLPLDMIEKIKVKLDTLAKELFKTYESSQRRQGLMQGFKIAIVGKPNVGKSSLLNTLLSYDRAIISDIAGTTRDTIEEELRIGSHLVRIVDTAGIRQAHDTIEKIGIERSIAAIEEAEIVIALFDNSTPYDHEDETMLALLQTYSASKQIVMVLNKIDLPNHFETSHLNGDFIALSCQNDSYELTQKLQTILDQTTVEDSLMLTSTRQIDAVKNTHENVQSSYTLLGEGELELFAFHINAAIQHISSITTAFDRDEILEKMFSNFCLGK, from the coding sequence ATAGATACGATTGCTGCTATTGCCACCAGTGCAGGGGTTGGTTCCATCGCGATTGTTCGCGTTAGTGGACCCAATGCCCTTGCTTTGGCGCTTAAACTCTCCCATAAAAAAAACTTTGAGCCTCGCCTTGCTACCCTAACGTTTTTGCATGACGCACAGGATGATGCCATTGATCAAGCGATTGTCATTTACTTCAAAGCACCACATAGCTTTACGGCTGAAGATGTTGTGGAGTTTCAATGCCATGGTGGTAGTGTGGTGGCGGGGATTGTTTTAGAGACATTGCTTCATCATGGGGCACGACTTGCCAATCCAGGTGAATTTTCTAAACGTGCTTTTTTGAATGGACGCATTGATCTCTCTGAAGCCGAAGCGATTGCCGCACTGATCGAGACCAAAAGTGTGGACGCGGCTAAGATGCTGACGCGCCAGCTCAAAGGCGAACTTCGTCATTTTGTTTTACATGTAAGAGAGTTATTGATAGAAATTCTTGCCTTTGTGGAAGTGAATATTGACTATGCGGAAGAAGATTTGCCCTTAGATATGATCGAGAAAATCAAAGTTAAATTAGATACATTAGCTAAAGAGCTTTTCAAAACCTATGAGAGCAGTCAAAGACGTCAAGGCTTGATGCAAGGCTTTAAAATCGCGATTGTGGGTAAGCCTAATGTCGGTAAAAGTTCGCTTTTAAACACGCTTCTGAGTTACGATAGAGCGATCATCAGTGACATTGCTGGAACGACACGCGATACAATTGAAGAAGAGCTTCGTATAGGGTCACATTTGGTGCGCATTGTCGATACAGCGGGCATCAGACAAGCACACGATACGATTGAGAAGATTGGCATTGAACGTTCCATCGCAGCGATTGAAGAGGCCGAAATCGTGATCGCACTGTTTGATAACAGTACGCCCTATGATCATGAAGATGAAACAATGCTCGCATTGCTTCAAACCTACAGTGCTTCAAAACAGATTGTGATGGTTTTGAATAAAATTGATCTTCCCAATCACTTTGAAACCAGCCATTTAAACGGAGATTTCATAGCCCTTTCGTGTCAAAATGATAGCTACGAACTGACCCAAAAATTACAAACAATCTTAGATCAAACAACGGTTGAAGACAGCCTGATGCTGACCTCTACTCGTCAAATTGATGCCGTTAAAAATACGCATGAAAACGTGCAAAGTTCCTACACTCTTTTAGGTGAGGGCGAGTTAGAACTCTTTGCTTTTCACATCAATGCAGCGATCCAGCACATCTCTTCGATCACCACAGCGTTTGATCGTGATGAGATTTTAGAGAAGATGTTTAGCAATTTTTGCCTTGGGAAATAA
- a CDS encoding ABC transporter permease: MQKNLSFYLVKKYLRFDKSQPFITVISLLAFFGVAIGLTVLMVAMAIMNGFDKEFEKKLFTMNYPLSIYSRSFSPLDQAQLNTLKEQFPKLLFSPYISTQVIIKKGNRLEGGMLFGVHFEQEAKINAIVAEAIQGKTLDKYDLITGSEIAKTHQFSPDEKATLIFTKNDPGGMSLIPKMKRFNYQGSFRSGLMAYDKAYMYTTLESLAQVMQYDEGHFDGVHIYSDNPLVDIEKIRKVLPDDLGIVGWWQMNGNFFAALALEKRALFIVLMLIILIASLNIISSLLMTVMNRRKEIALLLSLGAYKKEIKNTFFYLGLVIGGGGMVFGILLGSLALFVLGSFDIISLPADVYGTARLPLDLSLLDFILTVVGTSVIVALSSYYPAYKATQINVLDTLRNE, from the coding sequence GTGCAAAAAAATCTGAGTTTTTATCTTGTCAAAAAGTATTTACGATTTGACAAGTCACAACCTTTTATTACCGTTATTTCGCTTTTAGCATTTTTTGGTGTGGCGATTGGACTGACTGTTTTGATGGTTGCCATGGCGATTATGAATGGATTTGATAAGGAGTTTGAAAAGAAACTCTTTACGATGAATTATCCACTCTCTATCTATTCGCGTAGTTTTTCACCTCTGGATCAAGCGCAACTCAATACGCTCAAAGAGCAATTTCCCAAACTTCTTTTTAGCCCCTATATTTCGACGCAAGTGATTATTAAAAAAGGCAATCGCTTAGAAGGTGGAATGCTCTTTGGCGTCCATTTTGAGCAAGAAGCGAAGATCAATGCCATTGTGGCTGAGGCGATTCAGGGTAAAACACTGGATAAATACGACCTCATTACGGGCAGTGAGATCGCTAAAACCCACCAATTTTCACCTGACGAAAAAGCAACACTTATTTTCACAAAAAACGATCCAGGTGGCATGAGCCTCATTCCGAAGATGAAACGCTTTAACTATCAAGGCTCTTTTCGTTCAGGGTTGATGGCGTATGATAAAGCTTACATGTACACTACGCTGGAATCCTTGGCGCAAGTGATGCAGTACGATGAGGGACATTTTGATGGTGTTCATATCTATTCGGATAATCCTTTAGTAGACATTGAAAAAATCCGTAAAGTGCTTCCTGATGATTTAGGTATTGTCGGTTGGTGGCAGATGAATGGTAACTTTTTTGCAGCCCTTGCCCTTGAAAAGCGCGCACTTTTTATTGTGTTAATGCTGATTATTTTGATCGCATCCTTAAACATCATCAGTTCTCTTTTGATGACGGTGATGAACAGGCGTAAAGAGATCGCTCTTTTACTCTCCCTTGGTGCGTACAAGAAAGAGATCAAAAACACCTTCTTCTACCTTGGTTTAGTCATTGGGGGAGGGGGAATGGTGTTTGGTATTCTTTTAGGCTCTTTAGCCCTCTTTGTTTTAGGTTCCTTTGACATTATCTCTCTGCCTGCGGATGTCTATGGCACAGCACGGTTGCCTTTGGATCTCTCTTTGTTGGATTTTATTTTAACGGTGGTTGGAACCAGTGTGATTGTCGCACTCTCTTCGTATTATCCTGCCTATAAAGCGACGCAAATTAACGTTTTAGATACCCTTCGAAATGAGTAG
- the lolA gene encoding LolA-like outer membrane lipoprotein chaperone, which produces MRFFGMFLFLTTLLFAKIEHFKTIQSDFTQKVTNDQNKTIVYEGTFYATNDKKALWIYEKPVSKKIYFNNTRVLIIEPELEQVIITTLENTPNIAQLLQEAKEVTPNRYITHYQETTYTIHTQKEQIEKVSYRDKLDNAVEILFTNQSTNLFLDEELFRAEIPRGYDIVRE; this is translated from the coding sequence ATGCGTTTTTTTGGAATGTTTCTCTTTTTAACCACACTCCTTTTTGCTAAAATCGAGCACTTTAAAACGATTCAAAGTGATTTTACTCAAAAAGTAACGAACGATCAGAATAAAACCATTGTGTATGAGGGGACTTTTTACGCAACCAACGACAAAAAAGCACTGTGGATTTATGAAAAACCTGTCTCTAAAAAGATCTATTTTAATAACACACGCGTTTTAATTATTGAGCCGGAGTTAGAGCAAGTGATTATTACAACGCTTGAAAATACGCCAAATATTGCCCAATTGTTGCAAGAGGCAAAAGAGGTTACACCAAACAGGTACATTACCCACTATCAAGAAACAACGTACACCATTCATACGCAAAAAGAGCAGATTGAAAAAGTTTCTTACCGTGATAAACTCGATAATGCTGTCGAAATTCTCTTCACCAACCAATCCACCAATCTCTTTTTAGATGAGGAACTTTTTCGTGCAGAAATCCCAAGAGGCTACGATATTGTCCGTGAATAA